One genomic segment of Labeo rohita strain BAU-BD-2019 chromosome 14, IGBB_LRoh.1.0, whole genome shotgun sequence includes these proteins:
- the drd5a gene encoding D(1B) dopamine receptor, translated as MPNRTEPEPRQMLARALTGCLLCALILWTLFGNVLVCAAVLRFRHLRTKVTNIFIVSLAVSDLFVAVLVMPWKAVAEVAGFWPFGAFCDIWVAFDIMCSTASILNLCVISVDRYWAISSPFRYERKMTPRVAFVMIGAAWTLSVLISFIPVQLDWHKAAAAATAEERNATEPVPGGGGDDEDNCDSSLNREYAISSSLISFYIPVAIMIVTYTRIYRIAQIQIRRIASLERAAEHAQSCRSNRLACQHHSSLKTSINRETKVLKTLSVIMGVFVCCWLPFFVLNCVVPFCHNKPSAGLPCVSDTTFDVFVWFGWTNSSLNPVIYAFNAEFRKGFSSLLGCRNRCRTPVETVNISNELVSYNQDTLFHKEVASAYVNIIPNVVDDTFDRISRLSRGNDDEDDVCTDSVCDLECEADGAFTPNGIR; from the coding sequence ATGCCCAACCGAACGGAGCCCGAGCCGCGGCAGATGCTGGCTCGCGCGCTCACCGGGTGCCTGCTGTGCGCTCTGATCCTCTGGACTCTGTTCGGGAACGTCCTGGTGTGCGCCGCCGTGCTGCGCTTCCGCCACCTGCGCACCAAAGTCACGAACATCTTCATCGTGTCGCTGGCCGTGTCGGACCTGTTCGTGGCCGTGCTGGTGATGCCGTGGAAGGCGGTGGCGGAGGTGGCCGGCTTCTGGCCGTTCGGCGCCTTCTGCGACATCTGGGTGGCGTTTGACATCATGTGCTCCACCGCGTCCATCCTGAACCTGTGCGTGATCAGCGTGGACCGCTACTGGGCCATCAGCAGCCCGTTCCGCTACGAGCGCAAGATGACCCCGCGCGTGGCCTTCGTGATGATCGGCGCGGCGTGGACGCTGTCCGTGCTCATCTCGTTCATCCCGGTGCAGCTGGACTGGCACAAAGCCGCCGCCGCCGCCACCGCGGAGGAGCGCAACGCCACCGAGCCGGTGCCCGGCGGAGGAGGCGACGACGAGGACAACTGCGACTCGAGCCTGAACCGCGAGTACGCCATCTCGTCGTCCCTCATCAGCTTCTACATTCCCGTGGCGATCATGATCGTCACGTACACGCGGATCTACCGCATCGCGCAGATCCAGATCCGGAGGATCGCCTCGCTGGAGCGCGCGGCCGAGCACGCGCAGAGCTGCCGCTCGAACCGGCTCGCGTGCCAGCACCACAGCAGCCTGAAGACGTCCATCAACCGCGAGACCAAAGTCCTGAAGACGCTGTCCGTCATCATGGGCGTGTTCGTGTGCTGCTGGCTGCCGTTCTTCGTGCTCAACTGCGTGGTGCCGTTCTGCCACAACAAGCCGTCCGCGGGCCTGCCGTGCGTCAGCGACACCACGTTCGACGTGTTCGTGTGGTTCGGCTGGACCAACTCGTCGCTGAACCCCGTCATCTACGCCTTCAACGCGGAGTTCCGCAAGGGCTTCTCCAGCCTGCTGGGCTGCCGGAACCGCTGCCGGACCCCGGTGGAGACGGTGAACATCAGCAACGAGCTCGTGTCCTACAACCAGGACACGCTCTTCCACAAGGAGGTGGCGAGCGCCTACGTCAACATCATCCCGAACGTGGTGGACGACACGTTCGACCGCATCTCCCGGCTGTCGCGGGGCAACGACGACGAGGACGACGTGTGCACGGACTCGGTGTGCGACCTGGAGTGCGAGGCGGACGGCGCGTTCACGCCGAACGGCATCCGCTGA